The window GCAAAGAATATCGATTTCCCGCTTGCCAAGTTCACACAAAACAGGTAATCTACCCTTCAAGGCACGCCAAATGAATATCCCGACTTTCTTTGAAACCAACGCATTCCGTAATCTTTCGTTACCCACAACATTTGAAGAAATAACCCTCGCTTGAATTAAGTTGGAAAGTACTTTTGTTGTGAATTTACCGTTTTCTCCGAGCTTCCATTACCATCGATCGTCAGCACTAACATCATAGCTAATCCCTCGCAAAAGCCGCAACAGATCTTCATATCCTGGTTACATACGCCCACGTAATGATCCTAACCATTGTCACGACCCAACACAAACAGAACCGTCCCACCCCACGCGATCATATACCGTGGCGTTGAGGGAGGAGTCGATCCGGAATAACATGTTGAATTTAATACCAAGTGGAATGTCACCAAGCCAAACGTCGTTCCAAAAAGAAGTATCCTTGCCATTCCCAATAACTTTCTTGAAGGAATTTGAATATTCAATTCCAAGCTCTCCAATGTTATACCCTGTTTTCACAATAATGCTCCAAGTAgaattgttattataattagtaaccCTACCCGAATCAAGTGACCCGGAAACCTCATAAATGCTTTTAATGACTTTAACCCACAAGGAGGTGGGTtcagttttaaacctccaccaaaaCTTTCCTAATAAGCCAAGTTTTTGCTTTTAAAGAACCCACATTTAAACTACCTTCCTCATGAGGACGAAGGACTGTATCCTAGTTAACCCCAAAACTTTTTGACCCATCACCCGTCCCACCCTAAAATAATTTACGTCTTACACTCTCAAGTTTTCTTAACACGGACGGCGGGGCACGGAAGAGCTAGAAATAATACAATGTCAGACTATTGAGAACCGAATTAATGAGCATTAAACGTCCACCAAATGACATCGAATGAGCTTTCCAATCCGCTAATATTTTATCAAATTTCTCCAACACCGGTTTCCAACTTACAAGTTTTTTCATTTTTGCACCAACGGgtaaaccaaaataaataaatggaaagGAGCCAACCTTACAACCAAATAGATGAGCCATTGTTTCGACCTCATTAGACTCAACACCAACACCAAAAAGATTACACTTATGATAGTTAATCTTTAGACCTGAAGATAGttcaaaatattttaaaaacttcACAAGACTCTCAATATTATCCCTACTCCAATTACCGAAAAAATAATGTCGTCTGTATATTGTAGGTGTGAAATAGGAATTTTGCCACTTCCAATTTCGAGCCCTACAAAAATATTTTCACGAACCGTGGCTTTAGTGAGCCATTTCAATCCTTCTGCTGCGATGATGAAAAGAAAGGGCGAAAGTGGATCGCCTTGTCACACCCCTCTTTCAAGTTTGAATTCATTTTTAGGCGAGCCATTTACCAAAATGGAAATAGAAGCCGAATTGAGACACGAATATATCTACTTTCTCCATTTATCACCAAATCCCATAATCATATCCAAAAGAAACTCCCAACTCAAGCTATCAAACACCTTTTTAAAATATACTTTGAAGATAAGACTCTTAGAGTTATTT of the Rutidosis leptorrhynchoides isolate AG116_Rl617_1_P2 chromosome 5, CSIRO_AGI_Rlap_v1, whole genome shotgun sequence genome contains:
- the LOC139849115 gene encoding uncharacterized protein, whose translation is MAHLFGCKVGSFPFIYFGLPVGAKMKKLVSWKPVLEKFDKILADWKAHSMSFGGRLMLINSVLNRKFWWRFKTEPTSLWVKVIKSIYEVSGSLDSGRVTNYNNNSTWSIIVKTGYNIGELGIEYSNSFKKVIGNGKDTSFWNDVWLGDIPLGIKFNMLFRIDSSLNATVYDRVGWDGSLGENGKFTTKVLSNLIQARVISSNVVGNERLRNALVSKKVGIFIWRALKGRLPVLCELGKREIDILCVRCPMCDDDIETVQHTLFHCSKREEIWEKVLNWWGVSQTSFDLSNAFRGNSSIQTTVEGNKVSQAVEWTFGYLIWKNRNQKVFKNSGWNLPVALTEIQVKILNGSREM